From the genome of Notolabrus celidotus isolate fNotCel1 chromosome 5, fNotCel1.pri, whole genome shotgun sequence, one region includes:
- the kctd16b gene encoding BTB/POZ domain-containing protein KCTD16b has protein sequence MTETMALSGNCRTNPKEQASVQNSFPDVVELNVGGQVYYTRHSTLVNSPSSLLGKLFSSKKDASNDLARDPKGRYFIDRDGFLFRYVLDYLRDKQVVLPDHFPERGRLRKEAEYFQLPDLVKLLTPEEFKASPDEYFHSDYEDGSQGSDHRQCPPSSLVPADRKSGFITVGYRGSCTMARESQSDAKFRRVPRILICGRVALAKEVFGETLNESRDPDRTPDRYTSRFYLKFKHLERAFDMLSECRFQMVACNSSVTASVVNQLTEDKVWSSYTEYVFYPNSAPHLPRPATSFISFSLETA, from the coding sequence ATGACGGAGACGATGGCACTGAGTGGGAACTGTAGGACTAACCCCAAAGAGCAGGCATCAGTTCAGAACAGCTTCCCAGATGTGGTTGAGCTCAACGTGGGGGGTCAGGTTTATTACACCCGTCACTCAACTCTGGTGAACAGCCCGAGCTCTTTACTCGGGAAGTTGTTCTCCTCCAAGAAGGACGCCTCCAACGACCTGGCAAGGGACCCCAAAGGTCGGTACTTTATCGACAGGGACGGGTTTCTATTCCGGTATGTGTTGGACTACCTCCGGGACAAGCAGGTCGTCCTCCCGGATCACTTCCCTGAAAGAGGGAGGCTCAGGAAGGAGGCGGAGTACTTCCAGCTGCCTGACTTAGTCAAGCTCCTGACCCCGGAGGAGTTTAAAGCCAGTCCGGATGAGTACTTCCACAGCGACTATGAGGACGGCTCCCAGGGCAGCGACCACCGGCAGTGCCCCCCTTCCTCTCTGGTCCCTGCAGACAGGAAGAGTGGCTTCATCACAGTGGGGTACAGGGGGTCGTGCACCATGGCCCGGGAGAGTCAGAGCGATGCCAAGTTCAGGAGGGTACCTCGGATACTGATATGCGGGCGCGTGGCCCTCGCCAAAGAGGTTTTCGGGGAGACCCTGAATGAGAGCCGGGACCCGGACAGGACCCCGGATCGGTACACGTCCAGGTTTTACCTCAAGTTCAAGCACCTGGAGAGAGCTTTTGACATGCTGTCGGAGTGTCGCTTCCAAATGGTGGCCTGCAACTCATCAGTCACAGCCTCAGTGGTGAACCAGCTCACAGAGGACAAAGTCTGGTCCAGCTACACAGAATACGTCTTCTACC